Proteins found in one Legionella pneumophila subsp. pascullei genomic segment:
- a CDS encoding MFS transporter, which produces MKKNIIMFIVSCAMFMEAIDTTILNTAIPVMAHSLEVNPIDLKLALISYLLSLAIFIPISGWIADKYGVKKVFIAAIGVFTLSSLWCGFTQSLWELVLARIIQGLGGSLTVPVGRLIILRTCKRHELITKMSIVVMIASVGMLLGPLLGGIITNYFSWRWIFWVNIPVGIIAILLSHKLLPTIQPRTVPPLDKLGFIMFGAGLAFLTLGLSLFSETKADISYSVSIILLSALLLIGYTKHSRNKSNPIIKVTLLNIRTFRIAVLGNLLTRLSFGGIPFLLPLLFQIILEYSPQLSGLLLTPVALGVFLVKPLSFSILRKLGYKKLLILNTVLVCFSLWSFATINQSTSVIYIGVLTFLYGFFIALQYTGMNSLAYANIDDNDMSYATSIMSTVQQLSQSFGVAISALLVSLFTVQISQHFVLTVKIFHLTFFALGILTILSGLIFTSLKKEDGKELIESPT; this is translated from the coding sequence ATGAAGAAAAATATTATTATGTTCATTGTATCATGCGCCATGTTTATGGAGGCTATTGATACAACTATTCTCAACACAGCAATCCCGGTTATGGCTCATAGTTTAGAAGTCAATCCCATTGATCTCAAACTTGCTCTCATTAGCTATCTTTTAAGTTTGGCAATCTTTATTCCTATAAGTGGATGGATTGCTGATAAATATGGTGTAAAAAAGGTATTTATAGCAGCTATTGGTGTCTTTACCTTAAGTTCGTTATGGTGTGGATTCACTCAAAGTCTTTGGGAGTTAGTATTGGCTAGAATTATACAAGGTTTAGGCGGCTCACTAACTGTGCCTGTTGGACGTTTAATTATTCTGAGAACTTGTAAACGCCACGAATTAATCACAAAAATGAGTATTGTCGTCATGATTGCCTCGGTAGGCATGCTACTTGGTCCCTTGCTGGGCGGTATTATTACTAATTATTTTTCATGGCGCTGGATATTTTGGGTCAACATCCCGGTTGGCATAATCGCTATACTTTTATCTCACAAACTGCTTCCAACTATCCAGCCCAGAACAGTTCCGCCTTTGGATAAACTAGGATTTATAATGTTCGGAGCAGGCCTTGCCTTCTTAACTTTAGGTTTGTCTTTGTTTAGTGAGACTAAAGCGGATATCAGCTACTCGGTTTCAATTATCCTTTTATCTGCCTTGCTGTTAATTGGATATACCAAACATTCTCGTAACAAGAGTAATCCTATAATAAAAGTTACTTTATTAAATATAAGAACATTTCGTATTGCGGTACTTGGGAATTTATTAACTCGTTTAAGCTTCGGTGGAATCCCCTTTTTATTGCCATTACTATTTCAAATTATTTTAGAGTATTCTCCACAGTTGTCAGGATTGCTACTTACTCCAGTAGCATTGGGCGTATTCCTGGTTAAACCATTATCATTCTCTATCTTACGAAAATTGGGTTATAAAAAATTACTCATTTTAAATACAGTTTTAGTCTGTTTTTCTCTCTGGTCCTTTGCCACCATCAATCAAAGCACTTCTGTCATCTACATTGGTGTTTTAACATTTCTTTATGGATTTTTCATTGCGTTACAATACACAGGGATGAATTCCCTTGCGTATGCGAATATTGATGATAATGATATGAGTTATGCAACGAGCATTATGAGCACGGTCCAACAGTTATCCCAAAGTTTTGGGGTAGCAATTTCTGCCCTACTGGTCAGTTTATTCACAGTTCAGATTTCGCAGCATTTTGTTTTAACAGTTAAGATTTTTCATCTAACCTTTTTTGCTTTAGGGATACTTACAATTCTTTCAGGATTGATATTTACTAGCTTAAAAAAAGAGGATGGAAAAGAACTAATTGAGTCACCCACCTAG
- a CDS encoding YbhB/YbcL family Raf kinase inhibitor-like protein, translating into MSLLLTSPAFEHNDFIPDEFTCHGLDYPPPLEWENAPPNTQSYVLIMDDPDALGGLWVHWVLFNIPASYNELDAAIDLPDSAISVKNSWGKTGYGGPCPPSGTHRYYFRLYALDTFLSLDEKATKKDVEYAMQGHILETSELICKYTKL; encoded by the coding sequence TTGAGTTTATTACTAACAAGCCCGGCATTTGAACATAACGATTTTATTCCTGATGAATTTACTTGCCATGGATTGGATTATCCTCCACCGCTTGAGTGGGAAAACGCTCCACCAAATACCCAATCCTATGTATTAATTATGGATGATCCGGATGCGTTAGGAGGATTATGGGTTCACTGGGTTTTATTCAATATACCGGCAAGTTATAACGAGCTGGATGCAGCTATAGATTTACCCGACTCAGCGATAAGCGTCAAGAATAGTTGGGGCAAAACAGGTTACGGCGGACCATGCCCACCAAGCGGAACACATCGATATTATTTTAGGTTATATGCTTTGGATACTTTTTTATCTCTGGATGAAAAAGCAACAAAGAAAGACGTTGAATATGCTATGCAAGGTCATATTCTTGAGACAAGTGAGCTCATATGTAAATATACTAAACTCTAA
- the relA gene encoding GTP diphosphokinase — protein sequence MVRVKDTTPLTSDGSIDVEMWLHHLGSKGYLDNLELVRNACTLSQLAGQDHATETGQTCLQQGLSMADLLADLEVDQETLAAAIIFENVHYADLSIDDVEEQLGHNIAKLVKGIEKMSAMNNFQALNKYPQNKNQIDNIRKMLLAMVDDVRVVLIKLAECLCILRTAGHLSETVRKQLATEAMEIYAPLANRLGIGAIKWEMEDLAFRYLHPEEYKAIAKGLKAKRLERDNFVNRIVEQLEHQIRATGARHFAVYGRSKHIHSIYKKMKRKNVSLDEIYDATAVRILVDTEVQCYEVLGMVHTLWKQIPAEFDDYIINPKSNGYQSLHTAVEGPEGRVFEVQIRTFHMHDLAEMGVAAHWKYKEGAVSQKESHERKIEWLRDVLAWHQEMAANKGVAENVTTEFLEDRVYVFTPDGDVLDLPHGVTPLDFAYHVHSNLGHRCRGAKVNGHIVPLTYQLKTGDRVEILTGKEIKPSRDWINPHLNYLKTARAKAKVLHWFKMQDYEDNMREGRELLEKELKSLGIKSDKLNEVLTALNYKKADDLYASLGRGDIKIGQIVNRLAPPDTSEQNLQKFVRQQQKPEVTGSDLRIEGVGNLLTFMARCCQPVPGDEIVGYITIGRGVSVHRKDCPNIIHASDKQKRRFIQVNWGTATRENYVVDVLIKAFDRSELLKDVTSLLSNEKAHVYALQTHSNKHENMAYITLTVEIDGLNSLSRLLTKLEQIPNVLEARRQL from the coding sequence ATGGTAAGAGTAAAAGATACGACTCCTTTGACGTCGGATGGCAGTATTGATGTAGAGATGTGGCTACATCATCTTGGTTCAAAAGGATATTTGGATAATCTTGAACTCGTACGAAATGCCTGTACTTTAAGTCAATTGGCTGGCCAGGATCATGCTACTGAAACAGGACAAACCTGTTTACAACAAGGGTTATCAATGGCTGATTTACTTGCTGACCTGGAAGTAGATCAGGAAACTCTGGCTGCCGCTATTATTTTTGAAAATGTTCATTATGCAGATTTATCCATTGACGATGTTGAGGAGCAATTGGGGCACAATATTGCCAAATTGGTCAAAGGCATAGAAAAAATGAGTGCCATGAACAATTTCCAGGCTTTAAATAAATACCCGCAAAACAAAAATCAAATTGACAATATTCGTAAAATGCTCCTCGCGATGGTTGATGATGTGCGAGTTGTTTTAATCAAACTAGCGGAGTGCTTATGTATTTTAAGAACGGCAGGGCATCTATCTGAAACGGTGCGTAAGCAATTGGCAACCGAAGCCATGGAAATTTACGCGCCCTTAGCTAACCGCTTGGGAATTGGGGCAATCAAGTGGGAAATGGAAGATTTGGCTTTCCGGTATTTGCACCCAGAAGAATATAAGGCGATTGCCAAGGGGCTGAAGGCTAAACGCCTGGAAAGGGACAACTTTGTCAATCGCATTGTCGAGCAGCTTGAACATCAGATTCGAGCAACAGGAGCTCGACACTTCGCTGTTTATGGCCGTTCAAAACATATCCATAGTATTTATAAAAAGATGAAGCGCAAAAATGTATCATTAGACGAGATATATGATGCAACAGCTGTTCGTATTCTGGTAGATACTGAGGTGCAATGTTACGAAGTGTTAGGCATGGTTCATACTTTGTGGAAGCAAATTCCAGCAGAGTTTGATGATTACATTATTAATCCAAAATCTAATGGCTATCAGTCGCTTCATACTGCAGTAGAGGGTCCTGAAGGAAGGGTTTTTGAAGTACAAATCAGAACTTTCCATATGCATGATTTGGCAGAGATGGGGGTAGCAGCTCATTGGAAATACAAAGAAGGCGCAGTATCACAAAAAGAAAGTCATGAGCGTAAAATAGAATGGTTAAGAGACGTCTTGGCATGGCATCAGGAAATGGCAGCTAATAAAGGTGTTGCAGAAAATGTCACGACTGAATTTCTTGAAGATAGAGTATATGTCTTTACTCCCGATGGGGACGTATTGGATTTACCTCATGGAGTGACTCCTTTGGATTTCGCTTATCATGTTCATAGTAATTTGGGACATCGTTGCCGGGGTGCCAAGGTTAATGGCCATATTGTGCCTTTGACTTATCAATTAAAAACGGGAGACCGGGTTGAAATATTGACTGGAAAAGAAATCAAACCATCAAGAGATTGGATTAATCCTCATCTGAATTATTTAAAGACCGCAAGAGCCAAGGCTAAAGTGTTGCATTGGTTCAAAATGCAAGATTATGAAGATAATATGAGAGAGGGTCGTGAGCTGTTGGAGAAGGAATTAAAATCTTTAGGTATTAAATCGGATAAACTGAATGAGGTTCTTACGGCATTGAATTATAAAAAAGCTGATGATCTTTATGCCAGTTTAGGACGAGGTGATATTAAAATAGGACAAATTGTTAATCGATTGGCGCCTCCAGATACCTCTGAGCAGAATTTACAGAAATTTGTAAGACAACAGCAAAAACCCGAGGTCACAGGCAGTGATCTTCGCATTGAAGGAGTTGGAAATTTATTAACATTTATGGCCAGATGCTGCCAACCTGTCCCTGGTGATGAAATAGTGGGATATATTACCATTGGAAGAGGGGTATCGGTTCATCGTAAAGATTGTCCTAATATTATTCATGCCAGTGATAAACAAAAACGTCGGTTTATCCAGGTGAATTGGGGTACAGCAACACGGGAAAATTATGTCGTTGATGTTTTGATTAAAGCCTTTGATCGTTCCGAGTTGTTGAAGGATGTTACTTCACTGCTTTCAAATGAAAAAGCCCATGTTTATGCTTTACAGACCCATAGCAATAAACATGAAAATATGGCTTATATCACTTTAACAGTTGAGATCGATGGCTTAAACAGTTTGTCGCGCTTATTAACCAAATTGGAGCAAAT
- a CDS encoding lpg1449 family Dot/Icm T4SS effector — MKEKMILDKSNIANAIFRNLSADEIRRVKGVSHIFYERATEYLVGNLKNENFHLDRVVPPSDAIQREQKIEFCAKALQTLICSISEGEEGKSEKLHKFNNMMEKIRRAVQSNLGLSRVQREIYETFHPIYVKLGAPVFPITDEGQLDPGSIVYRTEHVKGSDERKASWVILLKDDSKEDGLSICFDTKFRKYLLHIDGSGHVTSQLTLRWAAIYDDLLPDKVAQQPLRAFTPWQRHAEANFFNGRSTNKILGLLTKNYPEIFNYDPTSYFKEEPVFSVALNRNAPQKLLTDKKNIYLTLDESFFKKPDGFEAGLNRQPILAVIKTSSPLRGDCFSVVPAIYEKQRLHILIKGHQQHTRVVDVFHANFKTGELQSWELLDDVSIFGKSSSEYKPELIDLNLLSNQQSELMSHVSTAPMVRGSGPGARQYWLSGFFKSTVYSEMIVIAEIFNSRFMSTPLASLEQTLHHSDATKSFYRLQFSRQELEKAKEFVFQLAIPNEFSKQEDFDFFYGENGNKLEETTKLAILMLKRMVPKEFHHKIRIGINMCCPAASVETIGSGFGLRNKPDFIERIVKAIKDTDSNLKVEFKTLMLSHEDGYGDGNQTSCSTKNISEVQNERLTRLVSKTKADRFVYQGKPRNIETYSVDAVSCIIREAKTPKEFQFGYSGMVATITNHDIYQLGYTNVGEPHYSVQSILEKIKKQLGTVPVEFEVMLGRVLLGSAWVLQGRYATDAEILLHTLLQAAIEQEWAEGMGRYGMDIYQIQILYNIRHITNDNYRNYLINKVLNAESTQKIMDGIFEQYLSIKKKGECNVLQLHRLEQAVFAAIPHNKVLQQYKSITETKSKLRTGFQFFSNQQDEKQKFEEKSVIAP; from the coding sequence ATGAAAGAAAAAATGATATTAGATAAGTCAAATATTGCAAATGCTATTTTTAGAAATCTTTCGGCAGATGAAATCAGGAGAGTCAAAGGTGTATCGCATATTTTTTATGAGCGAGCCACTGAGTATTTGGTAGGTAATCTTAAGAATGAAAATTTTCACCTTGATAGGGTTGTTCCACCTTCTGATGCGATACAAAGAGAGCAAAAAATTGAATTTTGTGCCAAAGCCTTACAAACACTTATTTGTAGTATATCTGAAGGAGAAGAGGGAAAGTCTGAGAAATTGCATAAATTTAATAATATGATGGAAAAAATACGCCGTGCTGTACAATCTAACCTGGGTCTAAGTCGTGTTCAAAGAGAAATATATGAAACTTTCCATCCCATTTATGTCAAACTCGGAGCGCCTGTTTTCCCAATTACTGATGAGGGGCAACTTGATCCAGGCAGCATCGTTTATCGAACTGAGCATGTTAAAGGGAGCGATGAACGGAAAGCATCATGGGTTATATTATTAAAAGATGACTCAAAAGAAGATGGGCTTTCCATTTGTTTTGATACCAAGTTTCGTAAATATCTTCTACATATAGATGGTTCAGGCCACGTTACTTCTCAATTAACACTTAGATGGGCTGCTATTTATGACGATTTATTGCCGGATAAGGTCGCACAGCAACCCCTTAGAGCCTTTACTCCTTGGCAGAGGCATGCTGAGGCAAATTTTTTTAATGGACGTTCGACCAATAAAATATTGGGATTATTAACAAAGAATTATCCCGAAATATTCAACTATGATCCTACCTCTTACTTTAAAGAAGAACCTGTCTTTAGTGTTGCATTAAATAGAAATGCACCACAGAAGCTGTTAACAGATAAAAAAAATATTTATTTAACTTTAGATGAATCTTTTTTTAAAAAGCCAGATGGTTTTGAAGCTGGTTTAAACAGGCAGCCAATATTGGCTGTTATAAAAACAAGTTCCCCACTAAGAGGAGATTGTTTTTCTGTGGTGCCAGCCATTTACGAAAAACAGCGGCTTCATATTCTAATTAAGGGACATCAACAACACACTCGAGTTGTTGATGTTTTTCATGCAAATTTTAAAACGGGAGAACTTCAATCTTGGGAGTTGCTTGATGATGTTTCGATTTTCGGAAAATCCTCAAGCGAGTACAAACCTGAATTAATTGATTTAAATCTTTTATCCAATCAACAATCGGAGTTAATGTCTCATGTTTCAACAGCGCCGATGGTCAGAGGGAGTGGACCTGGTGCCCGTCAATATTGGTTGAGTGGGTTTTTCAAAAGCACAGTTTATAGTGAAATGATTGTAATTGCAGAAATTTTCAATAGCCGGTTTATGAGCACTCCGTTAGCATCTTTGGAACAAACACTTCATCATTCAGATGCAACAAAAAGCTTTTATCGTTTGCAATTTAGTCGTCAGGAATTAGAAAAAGCTAAAGAGTTTGTTTTTCAGTTGGCTATCCCTAATGAATTTTCCAAGCAAGAAGATTTTGACTTTTTTTATGGTGAAAATGGCAATAAATTAGAAGAAACAACAAAGCTTGCTATTCTCATGTTAAAAAGAATGGTGCCCAAAGAATTCCATCATAAAATTCGTATTGGCATTAATATGTGCTGTCCTGCTGCATCAGTGGAAACCATTGGATCAGGATTTGGTTTACGTAATAAGCCTGATTTTATAGAGCGCATTGTTAAAGCGATAAAGGATACTGATTCAAACCTGAAAGTTGAATTTAAAACTTTAATGTTATCACATGAAGATGGCTATGGTGATGGTAATCAAACATCTTGTAGCACAAAAAATATCTCGGAAGTTCAAAATGAACGTCTCACACGACTAGTTTCCAAAACGAAGGCGGATAGATTCGTATATCAAGGAAAGCCACGCAATATTGAAACTTATAGCGTAGATGCAGTGTCATGCATTATCAGAGAAGCTAAGACCCCAAAGGAATTCCAGTTTGGGTATAGCGGGATGGTTGCTACTATTACAAATCATGACATATATCAATTAGGTTATACGAATGTCGGTGAGCCACATTACAGCGTGCAAAGTATTCTTGAAAAAATTAAAAAGCAATTAGGAACAGTGCCAGTTGAATTTGAAGTGATGTTAGGTCGAGTTTTGCTGGGTTCTGCATGGGTTTTACAAGGACGATATGCCACTGATGCAGAAATTCTTTTACATACTTTGCTTCAGGCAGCGATTGAGCAAGAATGGGCCGAAGGAATGGGACGATATGGTATGGATATATATCAAATTCAAATTCTCTATAATATAAGGCATATTACCAATGATAATTATAGGAATTATCTAATTAATAAAGTACTTAATGCTGAATCTACACAAAAAATAATGGATGGGATATTTGAACAATACCTAAGCATTAAGAAAAAAGGGGAATGCAATGTTTTACAGCTTCACAGACTTGAGCAAGCGGTGTTTGCAGCAATACCTCATAACAAGGTTCTTCAACAATATAAATCAATTACAGAGACTAAATCGAAATTGAGGACAGGTTTTCAATTTTTCTCAAATCAACAAGATGAAAAGCAAAAATTCGAGGAAAAGTCTGTCATTGCTCCTTAG
- a CDS encoding LuxR family transcriptional regulator — MPNSSDVLRRVENHLALTTCEDIKNVMQPLLTKHGMTVFNYYLIYFDNSVIRLSTDQKWTEHYFKMNYLETLTIPESYLKKPLNYYLWLLDDCPLMLQDAAINFDMANGISIAKINHDSIEYFCFASRRDNTSIVNNFYLNNLDVLEQYSLYFKDQFNSIISQFEKNKIILPSNASCCHRNKINKELKKSLLSPRQKDCAKLLLQGMSYKEIGKILQLSARTVETHVNQLKTKLECDNKAELIIQLNGIITR, encoded by the coding sequence ATGCCTAATTCATCAGATGTTTTAAGGCGTGTCGAAAATCACCTTGCATTGACTACGTGTGAAGATATAAAAAATGTCATGCAACCTTTGCTCACAAAACACGGCATGACAGTCTTTAATTATTATCTAATCTATTTTGATAACTCTGTCATCAGACTTTCTACAGATCAAAAATGGACTGAACATTATTTTAAAATGAACTACCTGGAAACGCTGACTATTCCGGAATCCTATTTAAAAAAACCGTTGAATTATTATTTATGGCTACTAGATGACTGTCCTTTGATGCTCCAGGATGCCGCAATAAATTTCGACATGGCCAATGGAATATCTATTGCTAAAATAAACCATGATTCTATAGAGTATTTTTGTTTTGCAAGCAGACGTGATAATACAAGTATTGTCAATAACTTTTATCTCAATAACTTAGATGTACTAGAACAATATAGTCTTTACTTTAAAGATCAATTTAATTCAATAATAAGTCAATTCGAAAAAAATAAAATAATACTCCCCTCTAATGCCAGTTGTTGCCACCGCAACAAAATCAATAAAGAACTAAAAAAATCCCTTCTTTCTCCTCGGCAAAAGGATTGTGCAAAGCTCTTGTTGCAAGGAATGAGTTATAAAGAAATTGGGAAAATACTCCAATTATCAGCAAGAACTGTTGAAACCCATGTTAATCAATTAAAAACAAAGTTGGAATGTGATAATAAAGCTGAGTTGATTATTCAATTGAACGGAATCATTACAAGATAA
- the rlmD gene encoding 23S rRNA (uracil(1939)-C(5))-methyltransferase RlmD — MRKVKPKLNPTSQTAEIVNLSHDGKGIARINGKATFIQGALPGELVEFQYTRVKKDFDEGKLLSIVKPSTLRVEPKCPHYQMCGGCSLQHMSAEEQIRFKQSHLLDLLSRYGHTEPQTVLSPLTSHHWNYRNKARLSTRFVEKKQTTMVGFRERNNPRFITEINQCPILNSRIDTDIVHLRKLIDTMEDKHCIAQIEVAAGDNEVALIFRNLSPLTEQDELKIREFALQFQYKVFLQPGGPDSVFCFYPSNTHDYLSYELPDYQITFQFHPNDFTQVNAELNRKMVTQAIQLMELKNSDIVLDLFCGLGNFSLPMAKHCSRVIGIEGNKSMVERAYMNAKSNHITNVDFYTANLDDVMEVRNLANTSFNKVLIDPPRSGALEIVKQIDAIDPERIVYVSCNPITLARDTDILVNQKGYVLITAGVMDMFPHTAHVESIASFQKG; from the coding sequence ATGAGAAAAGTTAAGCCAAAATTAAATCCTACCTCACAAACCGCTGAAATCGTGAATTTAAGCCATGATGGGAAGGGGATAGCACGAATTAATGGAAAGGCGACTTTTATTCAGGGAGCATTACCTGGTGAGCTGGTTGAATTTCAGTATACACGAGTGAAAAAAGATTTTGATGAAGGTAAATTATTATCCATTGTCAAGCCTTCTACTCTTAGGGTTGAACCAAAGTGCCCTCATTATCAGATGTGTGGAGGCTGTTCTTTGCAACATATGAGTGCTGAGGAACAAATTCGTTTTAAGCAATCCCATCTTTTGGATTTATTATCGCGGTATGGCCATACTGAACCTCAAACAGTACTGTCGCCTTTAACAAGTCATCATTGGAATTATAGAAATAAAGCACGCTTAAGCACCCGCTTTGTAGAAAAGAAACAAACCACGATGGTTGGATTTAGAGAGAGGAATAATCCAAGGTTTATCACGGAGATAAATCAATGTCCTATTCTTAATTCAAGAATAGATACTGATATTGTTCATTTGAGAAAATTAATCGATACAATGGAGGATAAGCATTGTATTGCGCAAATTGAAGTGGCTGCGGGTGATAATGAAGTGGCACTGATTTTCCGAAATCTTTCTCCATTAACAGAGCAAGATGAGTTAAAAATTCGGGAGTTTGCGCTACAATTCCAATACAAGGTGTTCCTGCAGCCAGGTGGACCTGATTCGGTTTTTTGTTTTTATCCTTCAAATACGCACGATTATTTGAGTTATGAGCTGCCAGATTATCAAATTACTTTTCAATTCCATCCTAACGATTTTACTCAGGTAAATGCCGAGTTAAACAGAAAGATGGTAACGCAAGCAATCCAGTTAATGGAATTAAAAAATTCTGATATCGTGCTAGACTTATTTTGTGGGCTGGGTAATTTTTCACTTCCCATGGCTAAGCATTGCTCTAGAGTTATCGGCATCGAAGGCAATAAGAGCATGGTTGAAAGAGCCTATATGAATGCCAAGTCTAATCATATTACCAATGTGGATTTTTATACCGCTAATCTTGATGATGTGATGGAAGTTAGGAATCTGGCTAATACGTCTTTTAACAAGGTATTAATCGATCCTCCCCGGTCTGGTGCGCTTGAAATTGTAAAACAAATTGATGCAATTGATCCTGAGCGTATAGTATATGTATCCTGTAACCCGATAACATTAGCTCGAGATACAGATATATTGGTTAATCAAAAAGGTTACGTTTTGATAACAGCTGGGGTAATGGATATGTTTCCTCATACAGCGCACGTCGAGTCTATAGCCTCGTTTCAAAAAGGATAA
- a CDS encoding 2OG-Fe(II) oxygenase family protein translates to MKNNKPVITVDLNDPVKSLENLEKAFQIGTFILKNSPVNFRRLSKVLSNLDTFYNLDFKTKIDISGQISGSGATRGYFPLGIESGLVGVFEKKESYSFGWPDNEIPDSDASNLSLVAPNIYPDHGYINPDDINGLIKDFANTAKKLSRLIEIILFDGKTVLPIDESSDFQSLLRSFRYYKKTEFDPPNTGANSLHTDWNLITLVYADADGYQYRDSEGNFQNIIPETDDCLIVNFGDFLSAWTGGKIISPWHQVVEAKKKDVRNSLVFFYYPAASSSAVKNPIYNQGEPLSLFVDQSDPLNRLWDFSKIRTMNEMYAEKWKQVSRR, encoded by the coding sequence ATGAAAAATAATAAGCCTGTAATCACTGTTGATTTAAATGATCCGGTTAAGAGTCTGGAAAATCTTGAAAAGGCGTTCCAAATTGGTACTTTTATTCTAAAAAATTCACCGGTGAATTTCAGAAGATTATCGAAGGTTTTATCTAATCTGGATACATTTTACAATTTAGATTTTAAAACCAAAATAGATATTTCTGGACAAATTTCAGGTAGTGGTGCAACTAGAGGCTATTTTCCACTCGGTATAGAAAGTGGTCTTGTTGGGGTGTTTGAAAAAAAAGAATCTTACTCATTTGGGTGGCCTGATAATGAAATCCCGGATTCAGATGCCTCCAATTTATCATTAGTCGCCCCCAATATCTATCCTGATCATGGTTATATCAACCCGGATGATATTAATGGATTGATAAAAGATTTTGCCAATACAGCAAAAAAATTGTCCAGGTTAATTGAAATCATCCTCTTCGATGGAAAAACTGTCTTACCGATTGATGAATCTTCAGATTTTCAATCGTTGTTACGAAGCTTCAGGTATTACAAAAAGACAGAATTTGACCCTCCTAATACAGGAGCAAACTCGCTTCACACAGATTGGAATTTGATTACTTTGGTATATGCAGATGCTGATGGGTACCAATATAGAGATAGTGAGGGCAACTTTCAAAACATAATCCCTGAAACAGATGATTGCCTTATAGTTAATTTTGGAGATTTTTTATCAGCTTGGACTGGTGGAAAAATTATTAGTCCTTGGCATCAGGTAGTTGAGGCAAAGAAAAAAGATGTAAGAAATTCTTTAGTCTTCTTCTATTATCCAGCGGCCTCTAGCTCAGCTGTTAAAAATCCTATATATAATCAAGGTGAACCTCTAAGTTTGTTTGTTGATCAGTCTGATCCTTTAAATAGGTTATGGGATTTTTCTAAAATAAGAACTATGAATGAAATGTATGCAGAAAAATGGAAACAAGTGAGTAGAAGATAG
- a CDS encoding alpha/beta fold hydrolase: MTSYQERQVKIPGFTIALKIWNSENPNPVLCLHGKMDNAASFDLLAPLLSDRQLVAVDYPGTGLSSHYPEGVVPHWKNDAFLMCHVIKALGWKSFDIIAHSLGSFLATVLAIAQPKQVNKLVFLDILGPTVHIIENSMAYLPLNIESYLISGKQPRTVFASRDAAIKDRMNIGNISYQAAQALVQRGTKQDKEGWVWTFDPRLRCISSTIPHEDEIRAMFRAIDAPVCLILSNQGVSYPDSVFKGRSQAIKNLTIHRVQGGHHVHMDDPAPVSEIISQYLSSK; encoded by the coding sequence TTGACATCTTACCAAGAAAGACAAGTTAAAATCCCGGGTTTTACTATTGCCCTTAAAATTTGGAATTCAGAAAATCCTAATCCAGTATTGTGTTTGCACGGTAAAATGGATAACGCAGCCAGTTTTGATTTGCTCGCGCCTTTGTTATCGGACAGGCAACTGGTTGCAGTGGATTATCCTGGAACAGGACTGTCAAGTCACTATCCTGAGGGTGTTGTTCCTCATTGGAAAAATGATGCTTTTCTAATGTGCCATGTTATCAAGGCATTGGGATGGAAGAGTTTTGATATTATTGCTCATTCATTAGGTTCATTTTTGGCAACTGTTTTAGCCATTGCACAGCCTAAACAAGTCAATAAACTGGTGTTTTTAGATATTTTAGGACCAACGGTTCATATTATCGAGAACAGTATGGCTTATTTACCCCTAAATATCGAAAGCTATTTAATATCGGGGAAACAACCAAGAACTGTATTTGCAAGTCGGGATGCTGCGATAAAAGATCGTATGAATATTGGTAATATAAGCTATCAAGCAGCTCAAGCCTTAGTTCAAAGGGGCACAAAACAAGATAAAGAAGGTTGGGTTTGGACATTTGATCCTCGATTACGTTGCATTAGCTCGACTATTCCCCATGAAGATGAAATTCGAGCTATGTTTCGTGCTATTGACGCGCCAGTTTGTCTTATTCTCTCTAACCAAGGTGTATCTTATCCCGACTCTGTTTTTAAAGGTCGTTCCCAAGCAATAAAAAATTTAACCATTCATAGAGTACAGGGAGGACATCATGTGCACATGGATGATCCTGCTCCTGTCTCGGAAATTATTTCTCAATATTTAAGTTCTAAATAA